In one window of Thermodesulfobacteriota bacterium DNA:
- a CDS encoding ABC transporter permease, whose translation MVLAQVIKVALRGILANKMRTALTMLGIIIGVASIISMLSIGEGAKQQVMESISRFGTNLLRVRPGSARMGHIRTGAVETLTLKDAEAIAREVPGIRALAPVAGRSSQVKYGSRNANTMITGTTIEYPGINNFQVAEGHFLDETDIKVMRRVAVLGNTVRKDLFGDSPALGEEIKIQGQTFTVIGIMLPKGQSSWSDPDDQVFIPISTAQRRLFSQVYLNDINIQVEDASLIPRVKEDLERLLRERHRIAPGAVSDFTIRDFTEMVRTLEETSRTFTVLLSGIAAVSLLVGGIGVMNIMLVSVTERTREIGVRMAVGARRSDILKQFLIEALVITICGGLIGVAAGSSMAVLLSKFGEWETVITFWSVVLGFLFSALVGLVFGIYPARKASLMDPIEALRYE comes from the coding sequence ATGGTACTCGCGCAGGTCATAAAGGTGGCGTTGAGGGGCATCCTGGCAAACAAGATGCGCACCGCGCTCACCATGCTCGGCATAATAATCGGCGTTGCCTCGATAATCTCGATGCTTTCAATAGGCGAGGGAGCGAAGCAGCAGGTCATGGAGTCCATCTCCAGGTTCGGCACGAACCTCCTTCGCGTCCGCCCCGGCTCGGCAAGGATGGGGCACATAAGGACGGGGGCGGTCGAGACGCTCACCTTGAAGGACGCCGAGGCGATAGCAAGGGAGGTGCCCGGCATACGGGCGCTCGCGCCTGTGGCGGGCCGCTCAAGCCAGGTCAAGTACGGGAGCAGGAACGCGAACACGATGATAACCGGCACAACCATCGAATATCCCGGCATAAATAATTTTCAGGTTGCGGAAGGGCATTTCCTGGACGAAACTGATATAAAGGTGATGAGAAGGGTCGCGGTGCTCGGCAATACCGTGAGAAAGGACCTTTTCGGGGACAGTCCGGCCCTTGGCGAGGAGATAAAGATCCAGGGCCAGACGTTCACGGTAATAGGAATAATGCTCCCAAAGGGGCAGAGCTCCTGGTCGGACCCTGACGACCAGGTCTTCATCCCCATATCGACCGCCCAGAGGCGGCTATTCAGCCAGGTCTACCTGAACGACATAAATATCCAGGTCGAGGACGCGTCCCTGATACCCAGGGTGAAAGAGGACCTCGAGCGGCTTCTGCGCGAGAGGCACAGGATAGCGCCCGGGGCCGTCTCGGATTTCACCATAAGGGACTTTACCGAGATGGTAAGGACTCTCGAGGAGACCTCGCGCACCTTTACCGTCCTCCTTTCCGGCATAGCCGCGGTGTCGCTCCTCGTGGGCGGCATAGGCGTCATGAACATAATGCTCGTCTCCGTGACCGAGCGGACAAGGGAAATAGGCGTGAGGATGGCGGTCGGCGCAAGGAGGAGCGATATCTTGAAGCAGTTCCTCATAGAGGCGCTTGTCATAACAATTTGCGGCGGGCTCATAGGGGTAGCCGCGGGCTCGTCAATGGCGGTGCTCCTTTCGAAGTTCGGCGAGTGGGAAACCGTGATTACATTCTGGTCCGTCGTGCTGGGCTTCCTCTTTTCCGCGCTGGTGGGGCTTGTGTTCGGCATTTACCCTGCGCGGAAGGCCTCGCTCATGGACCCCATAGAGGCGCTAAGGTATGAGTAG
- a CDS encoding ABC transporter ATP-binding protein — protein MIELKGITKTYFLGGQRVEALSSVDLRIAKGEFVSIMGPSGSGKSTLMNIIGCLDRPTGGAYTLNGIRVEEMDDNGLAAVRNRNIGFVFQSFNLLARQTALENVELPLLYAGVEGAARIAAEALREVGLENRMGHRPNELSGGQRQRVAIARAIVMKPPIILCDEPTGNLDSRTGAEVMELFKDLHGKGSTLVVVTHDNEIAAHSERVITLRDGKVLFGAA, from the coding sequence ATGATAGAACTCAAGGGAATAACAAAGACCTATTTTTTGGGCGGCCAGCGGGTTGAGGCCCTGTCTTCTGTCGACCTCCGCATTGCAAAAGGCGAGTTCGTCTCCATAATGGGCCCATCGGGGAGCGGCAAATCCACTCTAATGAATATAATAGGGTGCCTTGACAGGCCGACTGGAGGCGCCTATACCCTTAACGGCATAAGGGTCGAGGAGATGGACGACAACGGCCTAGCTGCCGTGAGGAACAGGAACATCGGTTTCGTGTTCCAGAGCTTCAACCTCCTCGCCCGTCAGACCGCGCTTGAGAACGTCGAGCTTCCGCTCCTCTACGCCGGGGTGGAGGGGGCGGCCCGGATAGCGGCAGAGGCCTTGAGGGAAGTCGGGCTGGAGAATAGGATGGGGCACAGGCCCAACGAGCTCTCCGGCGGGCAGAGGCAGAGAGTGGCGATAGCCCGGGCGATAGTGATGAAGCCGCCCATCATACTCTGCGACGAGCCGACAGGCAACCTCGACTCGCGCACCGGAGCCGAGGTCATGGAGCTTTTCAAGGACCTTCACGGGAAAGGCTCGACCCTCGTGGTCGTAACTCATGATAACGAAATCGCGGCGCATTCAGAGAGGGTAATAACGCTAAGGGACGGAAAGGTGCTCTTCGGGGCGGCATGA
- a CDS encoding ABC transporter ATP-binding protein: protein MELIRAAGLSKTYGGAGKRVEVLKGIDLSIAKGETIAVVGASGAGKSTLLNILGALDRPTSGEVSFKGEPVFGYDDGKLAAFRNRHMGFVFQFHHLLPEFTALENVMLPALIGGGGLKAARERAAKLLSEVGLGARLDHKPGELSGGEQQRAAIVRALMQSPEVVLADEPTGNLDTRTGDEVFNLLFDLNQSMGTAMVIVTHNEGLASRLGRRLKMVDGRIEE from the coding sequence ATGGAACTCATAAGGGCAGCAGGGCTCAGTAAGACATACGGGGGGGCTGGAAAGAGGGTCGAGGTCCTCAAGGGCATCGACCTTTCCATAGCAAAGGGCGAGACTATCGCCGTGGTGGGCGCTTCGGGCGCCGGGAAATCGACGCTCTTGAATATTCTCGGCGCCCTCGACAGGCCGACTTCCGGGGAGGTGTCCTTCAAGGGGGAGCCGGTATTCGGGTATGACGACGGCAAGCTCGCTGCCTTCCGGAACAGGCACATGGGGTTCGTCTTCCAGTTCCACCATCTGCTGCCGGAGTTCACGGCGCTTGAGAACGTCATGCTCCCGGCGCTCATAGGAGGGGGCGGCCTTAAAGCCGCGAGGGAGCGGGCGGCAAAGCTCCTTTCCGAGGTGGGCCTCGGGGCGAGGCTCGACCACAAACCAGGGGAGCTCTCGGGAGGGGAGCAGCAGCGGGCGGCCATAGTACGCGCGCTGATGCAATCGCCGGAGGTCGTCCTTGCGGACGAGCCGACCGGGAACCTGGACACCCGGACCGGGGATGAGGTATTCAACCTCCTCTTTGACCTCAACCAAAGCATGGGTACTGCCATGGTCATAGTGACGCATAACGAAGGCCTTGCCTCCAGGCTCGGCAGGCGGCTTAAGATGGTCGACGGCAGGATAGAGGAATAG
- a CDS encoding acetoin utilization protein AcuC, with product MSRQRARGGKARTAFVYSDRFGSFYYGIDHPMKPVRLRLTYELIRESGLLGLNSSVVVEAAHASESDILLFHTPDYVRVLKEANTGIIPVGGSLHGLGFADNPVFNGMYEWSALSAGASLQAAELVAEGKAETAFNIAGGLHHAMPGRASGFCYINDAAIAIKYLVNLGKRVAYVDIDAHHGDGVEYAFYDTDRVLTISIHESGQWLFPGTGLVTDIGVGSGRGFSVNMPLPPSTGDELYLKVFEEVVPPFIEEFQPDVLVTQLGVDSFETDPLTHLSLTTNSFEKMVERFRSFRLPWVALGGGGYDLSNVARAWTLAWGRMNGLSARDVIPEDFLRRNGDIFRSAYLRDTPITPFTLRDEEMKTVEADLYYLKHTVFPLIREAREKQF from the coding sequence ATGAGTAGACAGCGGGCAAGGGGCGGGAAGGCCAGGACCGCCTTTGTTTACTCCGACAGGTTCGGCTCCTTTTACTACGGCATAGACCACCCGATGAAGCCTGTGAGGCTCCGCCTCACCTATGAGCTTATCAGGGAATCGGGCCTCCTGGGCCTCAACTCGTCGGTCGTTGTCGAGGCCGCGCATGCAAGCGAATCAGACATCCTTCTCTTCCACACCCCTGATTACGTGAGGGTGCTGAAGGAGGCGAACACCGGGATAATCCCGGTGGGCGGGTCGCTACACGGCCTCGGGTTCGCGGACAACCCGGTCTTCAACGGGATGTACGAGTGGTCGGCCCTCTCTGCCGGCGCATCCCTCCAGGCAGCGGAGCTCGTGGCAGAGGGCAAGGCCGAGACGGCCTTCAACATCGCGGGAGGGCTCCACCACGCCATGCCCGGCAGGGCCTCGGGGTTCTGCTACATAAACGACGCCGCAATAGCGATAAAATACCTCGTAAACCTCGGAAAGCGCGTGGCCTATGTGGACATAGACGCCCATCACGGCGACGGCGTCGAGTACGCCTTCTACGACACCGACCGGGTGCTCACGATATCCATCCACGAGAGCGGGCAGTGGCTCTTTCCCGGCACGGGGTTAGTGACCGACATAGGGGTGGGCAGCGGCAGGGGCTTTTCGGTAAATATGCCGCTTCCGCCTTCCACGGGCGACGAGCTTTATCTTAAGGTATTCGAGGAGGTGGTCCCGCCCTTCATAGAGGAGTTCCAGCCGGACGTGCTGGTAACCCAGCTCGGGGTGGATTCATTCGAGACAGACCCCCTTACGCACTTAAGCCTTACGACGAACAGTTTCGAGAAGATGGTCGAGCGTTTCCGTTCATTCAGGCTCCCCTGGGTCGCCCTGGGCGGAGGCGGCTACGACCTCTCGAATGTCGCGAGGGCGTGGACGCTCGCCTGGGGCAGGATGAACGGGCTCAGCGCCCGCGACGTCATCCCCGAGGACTTTCTAAGGAGGAACGGCGACATCTTCCGCAGCGCCTATCTCCGGGACACACCCATAACGCCCTTCACGCTCCGGGACGAGGAGATGAAGACCGTGGAGGCCGACCTGTATTACCTGAAGCACACAGTTTTTCCGCTCATTAGGGAAGCCAGGGAGAAGCAGTTTTGA
- a CDS encoding lipoprotein-releasing ABC transporter permease subunit, giving the protein MSYELFIGLRYLKAKRKQTFISVITFISIAGITVGVTALIIVLSVMTGFEEDLREKILGINANVVVTELGSPMSGYAEVAEKVRKVNGVVGATPFTYNQAMISAPGGVVGAVIRGLELETIGEVAVLPGKVKEGSMEGLRPAIGGGAGAPGILIGSELARNLGVSVGDDISVISPMGKMTPAGPVPRMAAFRVAGVFELGMYEYDSSLAFMSIENAQGFFRMGDAVSGVEVKIRDIYKAEEVADLIMMELRGPYWTRTWMEMNRNLFSALKLEKAAMFIILTLIILVAAMNIISTLIMVVMEKGKDIAILKSLGATSGGIMRIFMVEGIIIGVTGTALGTALGVAAALNLEKIIQFIERVFQFQVLPPSIYYIDTFPSKVEPLVVAAIVAISIGISFLATLYPSWQASRFDPVEGLRYE; this is encoded by the coding sequence ATGTCATATGAGCTTTTCATAGGGCTCCGCTACCTCAAGGCCAAGAGGAAACAGACCTTTATCTCGGTCATAACCTTCATCTCCATAGCCGGCATAACCGTCGGCGTGACGGCCCTCATAATCGTCCTCTCCGTAATGACCGGCTTCGAGGAGGACCTGAGGGAAAAGATATTGGGGATAAACGCCAACGTGGTCGTGACCGAGCTCGGCTCGCCGATGTCCGGGTACGCGGAGGTCGCGGAAAAGGTGCGCAAGGTAAACGGCGTCGTGGGCGCGACCCCGTTTACATACAACCAGGCCATGATATCCGCGCCCGGGGGGGTCGTCGGCGCGGTCATAAGGGGGCTGGAGCTGGAGACGATAGGCGAGGTCGCGGTCCTTCCGGGCAAGGTCAAGGAAGGCTCGATGGAGGGCTTGAGGCCCGCCATCGGTGGAGGAGCAGGCGCGCCGGGCATACTCATCGGCAGTGAGCTAGCGAGGAACTTGGGCGTCTCAGTGGGCGACGACATAAGCGTGATATCGCCGATGGGCAAAATGACCCCGGCAGGGCCGGTGCCCAGGATGGCGGCGTTCAGGGTGGCGGGCGTTTTCGAGCTCGGCATGTACGAGTACGACTCGTCCCTGGCCTTCATGTCCATCGAGAACGCCCAGGGCTTCTTCAGGATGGGGGACGCCGTCTCCGGGGTGGAGGTCAAGATACGGGACATCTACAAGGCGGAGGAGGTCGCGGACCTCATAATGATGGAGCTGCGCGGCCCCTACTGGACGCGGACGTGGATGGAGATGAACAGGAACCTTTTCTCGGCCCTGAAGCTCGAGAAGGCGGCCATGTTCATAATACTCACGCTCATCATACTGGTCGCGGCCATGAACATCATAAGCACCCTCATAATGGTCGTCATGGAAAAGGGCAAGGACATAGCCATACTCAAGAGCCTCGGCGCCACATCGGGCGGCATCATGCGGATATTCATGGTGGAGGGCATAATCATCGGGGTAACGGGCACGGCTTTGGGCACGGCCCTGGGGGTAGCGGCGGCCCTGAACCTCGAAAAGATAATACAGTTCATCGAGAGGGTCTTCCAGTTCCAGGTGCTGCCCCCGTCCATATATTACATCGACACCTTCCCTTCGAAGGTCGAGCCTCTGGTGGTGGCGGCCATAGTCGCCATCTCCATAGGCATAAGCTTTCTCGCGACGCTCTATCCCTCGTGGCAGGCGTCGAGGTTCGACCCCGTCGAGGGGCTGAGATACGAATGA
- the bamA gene encoding outer membrane protein assembly factor BamA produces the protein MTLLFLLIPSLSFAEGLRVLVLPFELHAEGDISTLRRNIMEALASTLDGSAGIEVVGIEETRRLMLDEGITSFGEEAAFDIASRVRADFAVLGSITRVGRTSSADWRVLDLKDGAPKAFYFESSVSEAELLRRIRAKAVEMPAAMASALRERPVEKEGIVDRIAVSGNRRVDSEAVLRKVKSREGEPFSHDTVREDIRAIYATGYFDDVSAVLSETASGRVLAFIVKELPFVRRIEYRGNKEIKLEQLEETVTLRTNRVLDRVLLAGDAERIKKLYEDEGFYLATITPLVESDGTDATVAFRIEEGPEVKVKRITFIGNEAFSGSRLKKAMNTKEVGFFTALTKSGKFNEFIYQNDLALIMNLYFDNGYINADILDSRVLLSEDKRWFYITIAVSEGARFSVGKLDAAGDLLVPKEEVLKKLGLETGQVFSRSRLAGGIEAVTDIYGEKGYAYAEVRPETRVDQEARTIDITLNIAKNELVYIEKIDITGNTRTRDKVIRREVPIGEGELYSSTELKRARGNLRRLGYFEDVQITETRGSAADRMNLGVGVKERPTGSISLGLGYSSVDKVIGTASISQSNFMGTGLKLDLSGTVSASSSRYVFGITEPWLFDRPISAGFDIYNTEREYPDFDLSKQGFNVRAGFPLTKRYTRGYITYKLEDVHITDVADTASTLIKEQEGTSTESSIRLQARRDSRNDAFFPSEGSVVTLTTEFAGGPLGGTSYYVKYEADAVKYFPMPWDTVLSLHGSAGHVQGYEGREPPVYERYFLGGINTIRGFQTRSVSPRDPATGDLIGGRSMLVFNAEYLFPLFAEQSIRGLVFFDAGNAYLDSIDLDDLKTSVGAGLRWFSPIGPIRIELGFNLDPDEDESRSEWDFAIGTLF, from the coding sequence TTGACGCTCCTCTTTCTCCTCATCCCCTCCCTGTCTTTTGCCGAGGGCCTGAGGGTGCTGGTGCTGCCCTTTGAGCTGCACGCCGAGGGCGATATCTCGACGCTGCGGAGGAACATCATGGAGGCCCTGGCCTCCACGCTCGACGGGAGCGCCGGGATAGAGGTCGTGGGCATCGAGGAGACGAGGCGGCTCATGCTGGACGAGGGCATAACCAGCTTCGGCGAGGAGGCCGCCTTTGATATCGCGTCCAGGGTGAGGGCGGATTTCGCGGTGCTCGGCTCAATCACCAGGGTGGGCCGGACATCGAGCGCGGACTGGCGGGTCCTTGACTTGAAGGACGGCGCTCCCAAGGCCTTTTATTTCGAGAGTTCGGTATCCGAGGCCGAACTCCTTCGAAGGATAAGGGCCAAGGCCGTCGAGATGCCCGCGGCAATGGCCTCGGCGCTCAGGGAGAGGCCTGTTGAGAAAGAAGGCATAGTAGACAGGATAGCCGTCTCCGGAAACAGGAGGGTCGACTCCGAAGCGGTCCTCCGGAAAGTGAAGAGCAGGGAGGGCGAGCCCTTTTCACACGACACCGTAAGGGAGGACATACGGGCCATATACGCGACCGGATACTTCGACGACGTCTCGGCAGTCCTTTCGGAGACGGCATCCGGGAGGGTCCTCGCCTTCATTGTAAAGGAGCTGCCCTTCGTAAGGCGGATAGAGTACCGGGGGAACAAGGAGATAAAGCTCGAGCAGCTTGAGGAGACGGTGACGCTCCGGACGAACAGGGTGCTCGACAGGGTGCTCCTTGCCGGGGACGCCGAGAGGATAAAGAAGCTATACGAGGACGAGGGCTTCTACCTCGCAACCATCACGCCTCTGGTAGAGAGCGACGGGACCGATGCCACCGTGGCGTTCAGGATAGAGGAAGGGCCCGAGGTAAAGGTAAAGAGGATAACCTTCATCGGGAACGAGGCGTTCAGCGGTTCCAGGCTCAAAAAGGCTATGAACACGAAAGAGGTCGGGTTCTTTACCGCCCTCACAAAGTCCGGGAAGTTCAACGAGTTCATCTACCAGAACGACCTGGCCCTCATAATGAACCTGTATTTCGACAACGGCTATATAAACGCGGACATACTCGATTCGAGGGTGCTCCTCAGCGAAGACAAGCGCTGGTTCTATATAACGATAGCCGTCTCCGAGGGGGCCCGGTTCAGCGTAGGGAAGCTCGACGCCGCCGGCGACCTCCTGGTCCCAAAGGAGGAGGTGCTCAAAAAGCTCGGTCTCGAAACCGGCCAGGTCTTCAGCAGGAGCAGGCTCGCCGGGGGCATAGAGGCGGTTACCGACATCTACGGCGAAAAGGGCTACGCGTACGCGGAGGTGAGGCCCGAAACCAGGGTCGACCAGGAGGCCCGTACGATCGATATAACCCTGAATATCGCCAAGAACGAGCTGGTCTACATAGAGAAGATAGATATTACGGGCAATACCCGCACCAGGGACAAGGTCATAAGGAGGGAGGTCCCCATAGGCGAGGGCGAGCTCTACTCTTCGACCGAGCTCAAGAGGGCGCGCGGGAACCTCCGCAGGCTCGGCTACTTCGAGGACGTGCAGATAACCGAGACCAGGGGGAGCGCGGCGGACAGGATGAACCTGGGCGTGGGCGTGAAGGAAAGGCCGACGGGGTCCATCTCGCTCGGCCTCGGCTACAGCTCGGTAGACAAGGTCATCGGCACCGCTTCCATCTCGCAGTCGAACTTCATGGGCACGGGCTTGAAGCTCGACCTCTCGGGGACCGTTAGCGCGTCTAGCTCGCGCTACGTGTTCGGCATAACCGAGCCGTGGCTCTTTGACAGGCCCATATCCGCGGGCTTCGACATCTACAACACAGAGAGGGAGTACCCTGACTTCGACCTGAGCAAGCAGGGCTTCAACGTCAGGGCCGGGTTCCCGCTCACGAAGCGGTATACGAGAGGCTATATCACGTACAAGCTCGAGGACGTCCACATAACCGACGTGGCCGACACCGCGTCCACGCTCATAAAGGAGCAGGAGGGCACGAGCACCGAGAGCAGCATAAGGCTCCAGGCCCGGAGGGATTCGAGGAACGACGCCTTTTTCCCGTCCGAGGGCTCGGTCGTTACGCTTACGACGGAATTCGCGGGCGGGCCGCTCGGCGGCACGAGCTATTACGTCAAGTACGAGGCCGACGCGGTCAAATACTTCCCCATGCCCTGGGACACGGTGCTATCGCTGCACGGCTCGGCCGGCCACGTCCAGGGCTACGAGGGCAGGGAGCCCCCGGTCTATGAGAGGTATTTCCTCGGCGGCATCAACACGATAAGGGGCTTCCAGACGAGGTCCGTAAGCCCCAGGGACCCCGCGACCGGAGACCTCATCGGTGGAAGGTCCATGCTCGTTTTCAACGCCGAGTACCTTTTCCCGCTCTTCGCGGAGCAGAGCATAAGGGGGCTCGTATTTTTCGACGCCGGGAACGCGTAC
- the ald gene encoding alanine dehydrogenase, translated as MIIGVPREIKDNEFRVGLVPAGARALKEGGHAVLVEKGAGQGSSISDEEYRGAGAEIVQSASEVWSRSELVVKVKEPRPEEYAYLRPGLAVFTFFHLAADHRLAGELIEKGVAAIAYETIELPDHTLPVLAPMSEVAGRLAVLAGAHYLAKPQGGRGVLLSGVPGVEAGAVTIIGAGVAGANAAKMAVGLGARVTVLDTNAARLRCLDDLFGVKVETLYSNSHNIETCLRRSDLLIGAVHIPGSRTPRLVTRDMLRLMKKGAVIVDVSVDQGGCVESIRPTTHSDPVYVEDGVLHYGVANMPGAVPRTSTFALANATLPYVLALSSQGVKRALASSEALRRGANVLDGKIVHRNVAAALGRPYEELPHGGLSA; from the coding sequence ATGATAATCGGAGTACCCAGGGAGATAAAGGACAACGAGTTCCGGGTGGGGCTTGTGCCTGCCGGCGCAAGGGCCCTCAAGGAGGGCGGCCACGCGGTCCTGGTCGAAAAGGGGGCAGGGCAGGGGAGTTCCATATCCGATGAGGAATACAGGGGGGCTGGCGCGGAAATTGTCCAGTCCGCCTCCGAAGTCTGGTCGCGCTCGGAGCTGGTCGTGAAGGTAAAGGAGCCGAGGCCGGAGGAGTACGCCTATCTCAGGCCCGGCCTTGCCGTATTCACATTCTTCCACCTTGCCGCAGACCACCGCCTTGCCGGGGAGCTAATAGAAAAGGGCGTGGCTGCGATCGCCTACGAGACAATAGAACTCCCGGACCATACGCTCCCGGTCCTCGCGCCCATGAGCGAGGTGGCCGGGAGGCTCGCCGTGCTTGCGGGCGCGCATTACCTTGCTAAGCCGCAGGGCGGAAGGGGCGTGCTTCTAAGCGGAGTACCCGGAGTCGAGGCCGGGGCGGTCACCATAATAGGCGCCGGGGTCGCGGGCGCGAACGCCGCGAAGATGGCGGTGGGCCTGGGGGCGCGCGTAACCGTCCTCGATACGAACGCGGCGCGCCTGAGATGCCTTGACGACCTCTTCGGCGTAAAGGTGGAAACGCTCTATTCCAATTCACACAATATTGAGACGTGCCTTAGGCGCTCTGACCTCTTGATAGGCGCGGTACATATACCCGGCTCAAGGACCCCGAGGCTCGTAACAAGGGACATGCTCCGGCTCATGAAAAAAGGCGCTGTCATCGTGGACGTATCGGTCGACCAGGGCGGCTGTGTGGAATCCATAAGGCCCACCACCCATTCCGACCCGGTCTATGTGGAGGATGGGGTGCTCCATTACGGGGTCGCCAACATGCCGGGGGCCGTCCCGAGGACCTCGACCTTCGCCCTCGCGAACGCTACCCTCCCCTATGTCCTGGCTTTGTCCAGCCAGGGTGTCAAAAGGGCGCTGGCCTCTTCAGAAGCCCTCAGGCGCGGAGCCAATGTGCTCGACGGGAAGATCGTGCACCGGAACGTGGCCGCCGCGCTCGGAAGACCCTATGAAGAGTTGCCTCACGGCGGGCTCTCGGCCTGA
- the lysS gene encoding lysine--tRNA ligase: MEVKSVEYQQRLEKLGALREAGVDPYPNDFKPGRTAASIAEEFGGLDPKELDARKEETVSIAGRIMAKRDFGKASFVHLQDRTGRIQAYLKKDLLGDEGSALFKLCDMGDVIGVEGRVFRTKTNELTVEAAKLRLLAKGLHPLPEKWHGLTDVEARYRQRYLDLMVNPEVKEVFVKRSRIIKFIRDFLAAREFMEVETPMLQPIPGGAAAKPFKTFHNALQMELYMRIAPELYLKRLIVAGLERVFEINRNFRNEGISTQHNPEFTMLEFYQAYATFEDLMRLTEEMISALAIELTGSSRITYQGAGIDFTPPWTRISVREAILKYSDASEDIFRSHEKAVLFSRKLGLSIPEGLSHGKVITEIFEEVAEPKFIQPTFVTHYPLDVSPLSRKNAGDPSIVDRFELLVAGREIANAFSELNDPIDQKERFIAQLKEKAAGDAEAHEMDEDFVRALEYGMPPTAGEGIGIDRLVMLMTDSPSIRDVILFPQLRR; the protein is encoded by the coding sequence GTGGAAGTGAAGAGTGTTGAGTACCAGCAGAGGCTCGAAAAGCTCGGGGCCCTCCGGGAGGCCGGGGTCGACCCGTACCCTAATGACTTCAAGCCAGGCCGGACCGCAGCCTCGATAGCCGAGGAATTTGGCGGGCTCGACCCCAAAGAGCTCGATGCCCGGAAGGAAGAGACCGTCTCAATCGCGGGCCGCATCATGGCCAAGAGGGACTTCGGCAAGGCCTCTTTCGTGCACCTTCAGGACAGGACGGGCCGCATACAGGCGTACCTTAAAAAAGACCTGCTCGGCGATGAGGGCTCCGCACTTTTCAAGCTCTGCGACATGGGCGACGTCATCGGGGTCGAGGGGCGCGTATTCAGGACCAAGACCAACGAGCTTACGGTAGAGGCTGCGAAGCTCCGCCTCCTTGCCAAGGGCCTTCATCCGCTGCCAGAGAAGTGGCACGGCCTCACCGACGTAGAGGCCAGGTACAGGCAGAGATATCTCGACCTCATGGTAAACCCCGAGGTGAAGGAGGTCTTCGTAAAGAGGTCCCGCATCATAAAATTCATAAGGGACTTCCTTGCCGCAAGAGAGTTCATGGAGGTAGAGACCCCCATGCTCCAGCCCATCCCGGGCGGGGCCGCGGCTAAGCCCTTCAAGACCTTCCATAACGCGCTCCAGATGGAGCTCTATATGAGGATAGCGCCGGAGCTTTACCTTAAAAGGCTCATAGTCGCCGGGCTCGAGCGCGTCTTCGAGATAAACAGGAATTTCAGGAACGAGGGCATATCGACCCAGCACAACCCCGAGTTCACGATGCTCGAGTTCTACCAGGCGTACGCGACCTTCGAGGACCTCATGCGCCTCACCGAGGAGATGATAAGCGCCCTCGCCATCGAGCTCACCGGCTCGTCCAGGATAACTTACCAGGGAGCCGGGATAGACTTCACCCCGCCCTGGACCCGGATCTCCGTAAGGGAGGCGATACTCAAGTATTCTGACGCGTCCGAGGACATTTTCAGGAGCCATGAGAAGGCGGTCCTGTTTTCCAGGAAGCTCGGCCTCAGTATCCCCGAAGGCCTGAGCCACGGCAAGGTGATAACCGAGATATTCGAGGAGGTCGCCGAGCCCAAATTCATCCAGCCCACATTCGTAACGCATTACCCACTGGACGTATCGCCGCTTTCGAGGAAGAACGCCGGCGACCCTTCCATCGTCGACCGTTTCGAGCTCCTGGTCGCGGGGAGGGAAATAGCGAACGCCTTCTCCGAGCTTAACGACCCCATAGACCAGAAAGAAAGGTTCATCGCGCAGCTCAAGGAGAAGGCCGCGGGTGACGCGGAGGCGCACGAGATGGACGAGGACTTTGTCCGCGCCCTCGAGTACGGGATGCCGCCCACCGCAGGGGAGGGCATAGGCATAGACAGATTAGTGATGCTCATGACCGACTCGCCATCGATACGTGATGTGATACTCTTCCCGCAGCTGAGAAGGTGA